The Sulfurimonas sp. HSL-1716 sequence AGAAGGGTATGACATCAAAGTGATAGATAGTGAAATGCAAAAAAAAGTATTAATGAATATCAAAAACATCATCCTCTACGGTGCTCCCGGGGTTGGTAAAACTCATAATTACAAAAACTTAATTGCTATGATAGAAGAGGGCAATAGCCAAAAAGAGATATTTGAAACTATTTTAAATAACTTACATGTAAGCTTGGAAAATGAAACTTTTGAAACTATAAAAAAAGAGAAAAGAGTCGAGTTTGTGACTTTTCATCAAAGTTACTCTTATGAAGATTTTATAGAGGGTTATCGTCCCGATGAAAATAGCAATAATATTATTAGAAAAGATGGAATTTTTAAGTTGATAGCTGATGAAGCACGAAAAAATTTAGAAGATAGTTCCAAATCAACAAATGAGTATATAGAAGAGAAAAAAATATCTGAAATATTTAAAGAGTTTTGTGAATATATCTCTGATGAAATAATTGAAAAAAATAAGTTTGATATTAATAATACAGCGTATATTTTTGAAGTTGAAAAAGATGCATTTAGATATAAAGGCGATAATTGGAGTGCTCATGAAAGTGGATTGAGAATGAAGTTTTCTGATATTTTAGAGTTTTATAATAAAAATATTCAAGAAAGAAAAGAGATAAAAGATCTAGAAAATATCAGTAGATTGTCAATCCAACATGCAACATATTACTTTAAAGTTTATGAGTTATTTAAAAAATTCAAAGCAAATATAAAACAAACAACAGATGTAATTATTGAAAATAAGCAACAAAACTTCTATATAGTCATAGACGAAATAAACAGAGGCAATATCTCTAAAATATTTGGAGAGTTGATAACACTCATCGAAGAGGATAAACGAGATAAGTATGAAGTAACGCTGCCGTACTCAAAAGAGCCTTTTAAAGTGCCTTCAAATCTTTACATCATCGCCACAATGAACTCCACAGACAAATCCATCGCGACCATCGACATCGCTCTGCGCCGCCGTTTTACATTTTTGAAAATGAAGCCGAAAGCTGAGCTTGTAAAAGATGATAATGCAAAAAAACTCTTTAATGAGTTGAATGATTTTATAAAAGAGAAACTGAGTGAAGACTACATGTTAGGTCATAGTTACTTTATGAATATACAAAATAGCGAAGAGCTAGATTTTGTAAAAGAGTACAAGATCAAACCGCTTTTGGAAGAGTACTTTTATGCGGATGATGAGAGCTTTAAAAAAGCTCTTGCAATATTAGAAAATCATGTAGAAATTACAGAATGACATATTTTTCAATAAAATTTATTTTGAGTATTATGATATGTAAAAGTATCAAAGGTAAATAATATGAATAGCATCATCACCGACGAGCACACTATCCAAAACAAGATCTTTACCGTTCGAGATTTACAGGTGATGCTTGATGCGGATCTAGCGGAGCTTTACGGTGTACAAACGAAAAGGATCAATGAAGCGGTAAGAAACAATCCCGATAAATTTCCGTCTGATTTTTATTTTGAGTTGAGTAAAGAGGAAGATGAAATCTTGAGGTCGAAAATTTCGACCTTTAACGAAAGCTTAAAAAATAGAAAATACTCGTCCAAAGTTTTTACCGAGCAGGGTGTGTATATGCTGGCAACGGTACTTAAAAGTAAAATCGCCACAGAGATCACGATATCCATTATCAGGACTTTTGCACAGATGAGAAGGATCATAAACGATAATAGTCTGTTTTTGTCGCAATTAAAAGATCTAGAAAAACGCCAACTAAGCTATGAGATCAAAACCGACAAGAAGCTCGATGAAATTTTTGAAGCGATAGAAGCAAAAGAGATAAAACCAAAGCAGGGGATTTTTTATGAAGGGCAGATATTCGATGCTTATGTATTTGTATCTGAACTCATCAAAAGCGCCAAAAACAGCATCGTACTTTTTGACAACTATGTAGACGAAAGCGTTTTAATGCTTTTAAGCAAAAGAGTTTCTACATGTAACGTGATTATCTATACAAAAACAATATCAAAACGGTTGGAACTTGATCTACAAAAATACAATGCTCAATATCCACATATCGAGATAAAAAAGTTTGACCTTTCGCATGATAGATTTTTGCTTATCGATGATGAAGTCTATCATATAGGAGCATCTCTCAAGGATTTAGGCAAAAAATGGTTTGCTTTTTCAAAAATGGATCAAGCGAGCTTTGAAATAATGAAACGATTGAATTTAACAGATGGAAAAATAGTATGACAAAAAATATAACTTTGGCACACGGCAACGGCGGAGAAGAGAACAACGAGCTGATCTCCAAGGTGTTTTATAAGGCGTTTGAGAACGACATCCTCTCAAAAAGCGAAGACGCGGCGGTCATCCATAACGGAGAGCTTGCTTTTTCTACGGATTCTTTTACCGTCTCGCCGATCTTTTTCCCCGGCGGAGACATAGGCAAGCTCGCAGTTTGCGGTACCTGTAACGACCTTGCCATGATGGGTGCAAAGCCCAAATACCTTACATGCAGCGTCATCATCGAAGAGGGGTTTGCAATCCGCGATCTTGAAAAGATCGTGCGTTCCATGAAAAAAGAGCTGGAGATAAACGGCGCCGTGATTGTAAGCGGAGACACCAAGGTAGTTCCAAAGGGAGCCGTGGATAAGATATTTATCAACACGACCGGCATCGGCGAGATACGCCAACGTGGGATCAGTTCAAACAACATAACCAAAGACGATCTGATACTCATCTCAAGAGACGTCGGCAGACACGGTGCGACCATCTTCGCCGCAAGAGAGGGGATAGAGTTCTCTTCCGCGCTTCAAAGCGACTGTGCGTCTTTGTCTCTTCAGGTCAATGCGCTCATGGAAGCGGGAGTGAAAATAACCGCCCTCAGAGACGCGACGCGCGGAGGCGTGGCGGCGGTGCTCAACGAGTGGGCAAGGCAGTCAAATATCTGCATCGAGGTGGATGAAGAGAGCATCCCCGTGAGCGAAGAGGTCTACGGAAGCTGTGAGATGCTTGGATTTGAACCGCTGAACCTGGCGAACGAGGGGACTTTCGTCCTCGCGCTTCCAAAAGAGCACGTACAAAAGGCTCTTAAAGTGCTGCACGGTTTTGAAAACTCCTCAAATGCCGTGATAATAGGCAAAGTGAGCGATGCTTATCTCAAAAAAGTGATCCTCAACTCCTCATACGGTACGAAAAGGTTTTTAGACCTGCCGACAGGCGAACTTCTGCCCCGCATCTGTTAGGAACGATAAGGCATGAGGATACTGATAATCTCCACCGTGTTCAACTCTTTGACGCAGAGGATATTCTGCGAGATGAAAGAGTCGGGGCATACCGTGTCCGTGCAGTTCGCCATTAGCGACGAGCTGATGCAAGACGGCGTGGAGAGTTTTTTGCCCGACATCATCATCTGCCCCTATCTGACGAAGTTCATTCCCGACATCATCTATACGAAGTTTCCGACTTTCATAATCCATCCGGGAATCTTGGGAGACAAGGGTCCTCATTCGCTCGATCATGCCATCCTCGATGAAAAGGAGGAGTGGGGCGTGAGCATCATCCGCGCGAACGGGGAGTTTGACGGCGGAGACGTCTGGGCTTCGCAGAACTTTCCCATGCGCGACACAAAAAAGTCCTCTATTTACAGACACGAGGTAAGCTCGGCGGCGTCCAAAGCGGTCTTTAAACTTTTAGAGCATCTGCAGGAGAGCTCGTTTGAGCCCCTTACGCAGCTTCCGACGCCGATGCATAAGATAGTGACGCAAAGAGACAGAGCCATAGACTGGAAAAAAAATACCGCAAAGGAGATCGTCAAAAAGATCAACGCTTCAGACGGTTTTCCGGGAGTGCTTGATGAGCTGCTGGGCGTTAAATGCTATCTTTTCGGTGCGCATTTTGAGGCGTTTGAAGCAGACGAAGAACTAAAAAGTGCTTCGCAAAATGCCAAGCCCAAGGAGATCTTTGCCAAACGAGACGGAGCGGTCTGCATCAAGACCGTTGACGGCGCGGTATGGGTATCGCATCTCAAAGAGGTCTCGCGTTTTAAACTGCCCGCCACCTATGTCCTAAAAGAACGGTTAAAAGGGATAAAAGAGTTTAGGATACCGCTCATCATGGAGACGCACAGAGAGACGTTTTATGAGATCTCCGTACAGATGAAGGAAGAGGCGGCGTATCTTTACTTTGACTTTTACAACGGCGCGTTTAGTTCCGAACAATCGATTCGCCTGAAGTATGCCGTGGAGTATCTGCAGGAGCGATGCAAGGTGCTTGTGCTTATGGGCGGAGAGGATTTCTTTTCAAACGGCATCCATCTCAACATCCTCGAAGACAGCAAAAAAGCGGGTGAGGACGGATGGAGCAATATCAACGCTATGAACGATATGGTGCGCTCGGTGCTGCTGTGTGAAGATATCCTGACAGTGGCGGCACTGCGAGGCGGTGCGGGAGCGGGAGGCGTGTTTTTGGGTACTGCGTGCGATTATGTCGTAGCACGTGAAGGTGTCGTGCTCAATGCGCATTATAAGACCATAGGGCTCACAGGAAGCGAGTTTCATACCTACACTCTGCCAAGAAGAGTCGGTGAGGCAAAAGCAGACGGGCTTTTACAAGATGCTTTGCCGCTTACGGCAAAAGAAGCGCAGAAAATAGGCCTTGTAGACAAGATATTTGGCGAGGAAAGGAAAAGTTTTTATGAGGAACTTGATGCTTTTGTACAAAGTCTCATTCAAGACGAGGATGTTTGGTACGAACTTCTTGACGCAAAAAGAGAAAAGCTGCAAAGAGACGGCGCTCTTATAGCAGGCAGGCATAAAGAGGAGCTCGATACGATGTATCCGCAGTTCTGGGATGAAAAAAGCGTTTTTCACTCTTTGAGAAGGGATTTCGTTTATAAAAAATGTCCTCTTGAAACACCCAAAAGACTGATCTATAAAGGAGAAAAAGATGCATGAATATAGTGTAGTGCAGTCGCTTATGACGCAGTGCGAAGAGCACGCGGCGGCAAACAACGCCGCAAAGGTCACAAAGATCGTCGTCAAAATAGGAGTGATGAGCGGGATAGAACCCTATCTGCTGGAGACCGCTTTTAATACCTTTAAAGAGGGAACCGTCTGCGAGGGCGGGGAGTTTGTCATGAACATACAGCCTTTAAAGATCGAATGTCAGGAGTGCAAAACTGTGAGCGACCTTGAGAAGATAGAGTACTGCTGCCCGAAGTGTCAAAGCATAGACGTCAAGGTGATAGACGGCGAAGACATGTTCTTGATGAGTCTAGAGATGCAATGACACAAAAAGAAAAAATTTAAATCAGGATAATACTATGCAGGGATTTTGGGAAACATACATGAAATCGGTTGACGGGTATCCGGCGATGCTCTCTTTTAACGCCACCGTTTCACAAAACGCTCCAGATGAGGAGTATGGCTATGTCGCTTTTGTAAAGGTCAAACTAAAATCGCCCACAGATGAGGGGCTGATATCTCAAGAGGATGTCGATGAGGTCGGTTTTATCGAAGATCGTCTGGAACTCGAATCGCTTAGATACCGCCATGGTGAATATGTCGGTCGTATCATAACGCAGGGACATATCAATTTCATCTACTACC is a genomic window containing:
- the hypE gene encoding hydrogenase expression/formation protein HypE: MTKNITLAHGNGGEENNELISKVFYKAFENDILSKSEDAAVIHNGELAFSTDSFTVSPIFFPGGDIGKLAVCGTCNDLAMMGAKPKYLTCSVIIEEGFAIRDLEKIVRSMKKELEINGAVIVSGDTKVVPKGAVDKIFINTTGIGEIRQRGISSNNITKDDLILISRDVGRHGATIFAAREGIEFSSALQSDCASLSLQVNALMEAGVKITALRDATRGGVAAVLNEWARQSNICIEVDEESIPVSEEVYGSCEMLGFEPLNLANEGTFVLALPKEHVQKALKVLHGFENSSNAVIIGKVSDAYLKKVILNSSYGTKRFLDLPTGELLPRIC
- the hypA gene encoding hydrogenase/urease nickel incorporation protein HypA gives rise to the protein MHEYSVVQSLMTQCEEHAAANNAAKVTKIVVKIGVMSGIEPYLLETAFNTFKEGTVCEGGEFVMNIQPLKIECQECKTVSDLEKIEYCCPKCQSIDVKVIDGEDMFLMSLEMQ
- a CDS encoding ORF6N domain-containing protein, with amino-acid sequence MNSIITDEHTIQNKIFTVRDLQVMLDADLAELYGVQTKRINEAVRNNPDKFPSDFYFELSKEEDEILRSKISTFNESLKNRKYSSKVFTEQGVYMLATVLKSKIATEITISIIRTFAQMRRIINDNSLFLSQLKDLEKRQLSYEIKTDKKLDEIFEAIEAKEIKPKQGIFYEGQIFDAYVFVSELIKSAKNSIVLFDNYVDESVLMLLSKRVSTCNVIIYTKTISKRLELDLQKYNAQYPHIEIKKFDLSHDRFLLIDDEVYHIGASLKDLGKKWFAFSKMDQASFEIMKRLNLTDGKIV
- a CDS encoding hydrogenase maturation protein; this translates as MRILIISTVFNSLTQRIFCEMKESGHTVSVQFAISDELMQDGVESFLPDIIICPYLTKFIPDIIYTKFPTFIIHPGILGDKGPHSLDHAILDEKEEWGVSIIRANGEFDGGDVWASQNFPMRDTKKSSIYRHEVSSAASKAVFKLLEHLQESSFEPLTQLPTPMHKIVTQRDRAIDWKKNTAKEIVKKINASDGFPGVLDELLGVKCYLFGAHFEAFEADEELKSASQNAKPKEIFAKRDGAVCIKTVDGAVWVSHLKEVSRFKLPATYVLKERLKGIKEFRIPLIMETHRETFYEISVQMKEEAAYLYFDFYNGAFSSEQSIRLKYAVEYLQERCKVLVLMGGEDFFSNGIHLNILEDSKKAGEDGWSNINAMNDMVRSVLLCEDILTVAALRGGAGAGGVFLGTACDYVVAREGVVLNAHYKTIGLTGSEFHTYTLPRRVGEAKADGLLQDALPLTAKEAQKIGLVDKIFGEERKSFYEELDAFVQSLIQDEDVWYELLDAKREKLQRDGALIAGRHKEELDTMYPQFWDEKSVFHSLRRDFVYKKCPLETPKRLIYKGEKDA
- a CDS encoding AAA family ATPase translates to MRVIFKDKEYRKNARQGYALKNLCFDIFKHYLDLNKNLNYHDLQNLFNQWHCNNNFVVLSKADWENKTEDLKKRYFEPVEYNNQEIYFTTQWGNNGGNCDNVNNMIKFAKQEGYDIKVIDSEMQKKVLMNIKNIILYGAPGVGKTHNYKNLIAMIEEGNSQKEIFETILNNLHVSLENETFETIKKEKRVEFVTFHQSYSYEDFIEGYRPDENSNNIIRKDGIFKLIADEARKNLEDSSKSTNEYIEEKKISEIFKEFCEYISDEIIEKNKFDINNTAYIFEVEKDAFRYKGDNWSAHESGLRMKFSDILEFYNKNIQERKEIKDLENISRLSIQHATYYFKVYELFKKFKANIKQTTDVIIENKQQNFYIVIDEINRGNISKIFGELITLIEEDKRDKYEVTLPYSKEPFKVPSNLYIIATMNSTDKSIATIDIALRRRFTFLKMKPKAELVKDDNAKKLFNELNDFIKEKLSEDYMLGHSYFMNIQNSEELDFVKEYKIKPLLEEYFYADDESFKKALAILENHVEITE